AGTCATCAGCCTGTGCTGAGCAGCCTATTGACTGTGGGAGCCGTCTTCGGTCACAGCACAGGAGGACAACAAACCACCACTATGTACACTGTAGTGCAAATACAAGTGACAAATCATTTATTGATAGTCAGCTGTGTTCCCAAAACTGCATTGTTTAGTCATGTTACATTTCTGGAGTCTGTATTATAAAGTCCAATCTTGTGGATGACAGATATAACCGTTCGCCCAGCTGTTTTTTGGCTCTGCTCACAAAATCCTCAAATAATCTGTCAACTTTTTGATTTAATGCCTGTGCTGAAGTCAACATGGCATACACTAAAACTGTGATGGTCTCTAACATGACCCTAACTTTGAATTTtgcacacatgaaaacaaacagatcaTGTTCCTGTGCTAGCAGGAATCGTCTTGATAAGCTCTGTAACAGATGGTCCGTCGTTTACAGTGgctgagttttgtttttgagtctttttttttataaatcaggATCTaaaggtgcatgtgtgtgtgacaatgtAGGCATTTAatcaattcaaatgttttattgccATGAGTAAGAACAGTATTTCCAAAGTAGCTTGTACAATGTTTACAATGTTAGAAGCAGAATATAacaagcaaaaaagaagcattGTATTATTGTATACACCATATCGTAAAGTGAATGTACAACGATAGGATCTACTAATTAGTATAATTAGTTCAATATAATGAAAGAGAAACTAATCACTAAAAACATATCAGTCATTTTTAAAACGATGTTCTAGGCAAACCATGTATATACTGCATCTTGCCTCTCAGactaataataaaacatgtattttatatgGCGCTTTCAAAGGCGCTTTACAAGAGcaagatgaagaaaaacaagatcagtgtaaaaataactagttacatttttaaaaggtgcaGCAATCATTGGCTCACCCTGTATAAAAAAGATAGTTTGAATTAACAATTTGTAGAATTGAAAGCCATAGAGGTCATTTTAGATGCTGACCTGTAACTTGGAATAGTAGGTTAGGTTagcattttctaaaatgtaacgTTTAATATTCAAACATATGAAAACATGTCATAAGGAAGGTCATCTGAGCTAGCACTCATCTCATTTTTATTAGGCTGATTGGCTGAGTCTTACAACACTGTAAACCCAGATTTAGTAATTCAACTTTTTAGTGGTCACTACTTATTTCatgctttgttaaaaaaacatattcattacTAAACCATAATCGTTGTTTGTAATACGCATCTTAAGTATGCAGTGCACAGATCATATTAGCAGAGATAACTAAGGATGTTAAGTTTCTGTATGGGAGGGGTGGGGTTATTTAAAATtgttcatggaaaaaaaaatgttctaaaCGGTTTCTGTCCTaggtaaagtgtgttttaataatgttctgGTAATATTTTGGGTGTGCATTTTTGTTATCTGTGTTGGTAGTTTTGTACAGTTGATTTAGTGTTCGTGTTTGGTTCATTTATTGTTGCCCAATGACAGACACCCTGGTGGGGATGGATGAGTCAGAGTAATAAGAGCAGGTATCATTCAGCTTGGAAATCAGTAACTATCTTCCTAGTGAAACTTTAAATGCTACACAGTATTTAGGAAATTCCTATGCgttgtattttctgttattttggaATCAATGTATTGAATACATTGTTCCTAAAATGAGGCTGCCataaaggaaaaacaatatttatcatAGATGCTAAACAAATAATTTTAGTAGTGATAAGTAggtttatttaatgtttgtaaGGGTTATTTGGATGTTAACGTTATCATGCTCGTTTcagaaagaaaatcatttttactaATGAATTTTAGTAATGGCAACTTGATTTGTCTACTGCATCAACGTAATGTTCTGTGATAACACAACTCGACCTGTTAAGTTTCACCTTGTGTAAAAACTTACACGGGTTTCCAcgtaagtaaaaaaaacaacactgtaataaagtcaaaaataatcttagCACGCATTGTTTACAGATACcactttgttttgctgctgtttaCATTTTCAGGTTGTAAAATAAAGCAACTGCATATGATGAAATCCTCCCTCCACTGCACCTGTCTTTTACATGTTTATCAAATCCAAAAAGGAACCGTTCAAGCGTCACAAATGACCGCGTCCCCGTAGCAGAGCAGCACTCTCCTGTCCTGTCCTCTCCATCCCGCATCAACCTGGAGGAGAGACAACGCAACTACATCTCTGcccctgcctcctcctcacAGCGTTGGTCGCCATCCATCCCCTCTCCTCCTGTACCATAACAGATGGTGGGAACATTGCATCCGCCGGGTACCACAACACTTGACCGCAGCATCCAGTCCAGACAGCGCTGGCCTTGCACCATCATGCTCCTAGTGCAGGACTGCATGAGGCTGTGAGTGCCGTCGTGATTCATTTCACGCGGTACCAGCACCACCACGGCCACGGAGGAACCTTCTTGCGATTGTTTGGGCTCTCCATCGAACGGGGGAAGATGGCCGCTATGAAAATATTAACAGGCACAGGGCTCTTCTTGGCTTTCTGTGCGCTCGGGCTGCTCGCCATGGCGATTTGCACCGATTATTGGTACGAGACCGACGCGAGGAGACATCGAGAGAGGTGTAAAAACTATGCCAACAAGCGAAACGATCCAGGGTACATCTACATTTCGAACCACAACCTCCCCCTCCAGATGCCTCCAAAGAGCCTGGAGAGGAAAGGTAACGGCCCAGATGCTGGAGCTCTCATCAGGGGGAAGCGGCACTTTCTGGCCGCTGCGTCTGCCATGGAGTCTCATTGCAGTCGGCAGTTTAACTCCACCGTCTCCGGGCTGTGGAGGAAGTGTCACCGGGAGGGATTCGATCTGGAGACCGAGGACCTTATTTACAAAGGTAAACACGAGCAGTCTGCCTTCTGTTGTGTGCACCAGGCCGTGGTGCTCAGCGATGAGCTCACACCTAGCCTGACACAGACAGGATGACACAGAGGCCCACTCTCTCCTATCACATTAATGTCTGACTGCGTTTTCATTCTGAAGGTTATAAAACAAGATGAAGATGTCTTTTATTAGAAGATTGTGTCTATTTTCATCATTTGTATATTtcgctgtccatggtgctgagtGAACCCCTTCTCGGAGATAATGGCTGCTCCTCTATTTTCTGAACCCGTTTTGTGAGGGACTAAACGTCGCGTAAAGGTTAATGTCATTAAACAGGGGATTTCATGCTGCTAATGAAGCTAAATTATTAACacatttggttttaattttgGTCTACAGCTGAGAAAACAATGCACAGCCCCCCTCCCTGAACAACAATGAGAAGCCATATTTCAGGCCTCACTTGTTTTTTGCTGTATCTGATCAAGACCCAACATACTGAAACTGAGCAGATACACAAAGAGGGAAACCATGCTGAGAAAATATAGGTGTcacaatttgttgttgttgctgtcaaaTAGACCTCAGTTTACCTAAATACAGACCAGTGACAGTTTTCTCTTCCAAGCATTTACTGAAAAAACTTGTCAACCACACCACGTTGTATCAAAATCCATCTATGTTTGAGCCTGCACCTCTTTACTTACCTGCGAATAATGCCATTTTGTATTAAGTTGAACCACTGGAATTGTTCATatgtttcaaaaatgtataaCTAAAGGTCTTTGGGCTGTATCTTtgcatcaaatacatttttatccatACATAAAGTGTACACAATGGCGATacagttatgtttttgtttaattgactGTACCTCGTTGTCATACAGGGCAAGACTTTATGGCGTTTAGTCCAATGCAATAGCACTGAAACACATACTACCTTAATGAAGATTGTTATCCTAATATTGTAGTTGATATAATGTTGATTTAGTTCTGTTTTAAAGTTTGAGGCTGTACTcttatactgttttttttaactggatgGCATTAAGTATGAAATACATCAAGTGTGCTTGCTACAACCAGCTGCTGCACCTCTGGCTTAGTATGTAATGGAATCTATTTACTATTTGTGTTAGTGGACCCAAACCTAGAAACTATATGTAACCTAATGTAAGTGAACACACAATATAAATCAGCATACTTAGCCTTGTCGGATTCTTAAGATCAGATTTGTTCCTTTTCAATAATCATGCTTAGGGGCAATATTAATGTCAATATCTGAGCAATTAATATCATGTATTAACActgttttcacaatgtttttacagcagcctcaaggttaaaaaaaggcaaaatacagCTGTTGGCTCAGCTTTCCTCTGTCATTTGCCATGTTCAACACATTagagatgcatttaaaatcaaagtgacatttaCATTACGcacatacatttattacatagtTGTTCATACGCATCTGTTTGAAAGCTGGGTGATCAAGTTTTAACTCATAAAAGAGATCATATGTCAACATCTATTCAGATTTGTGTGGGACTACATTACTTTAAATTAAGTCAGGGCTTTTACAGGCCAACAATAAATATACTGGCTTCAAGTGATGCAAATTAGAAAACTGTGTTCAGCAATTGTTTCCTTGTGAACTTTGACAGGGCACAGATATAATGGCGTTGTCTAATTATGATTACAGTCTTGATGATCACAGTGTTGTGACAGCCTTGATGTCAGGAAAATAACAAATTCTGCTGGTGTGGACAGATTTACGCACTGCTGTGGTTTCAAATTAACACTAAGAGTTTTGAGCATATGCTCCACACACAGTGCATTTTCACTGAGTGTAGAGCGCCATTGAGTGTTGatctttaaatgtcattttattaggcctttcacaaacacatgtgTGCAGGGCATTGGAAGTTTTGCTCACCATTTTGTCAGTTAtagtaattaaaaataacaggTTTCTATGAATTGTGAAAGTCTTGACTGAAGTTACATTTTTCCATAACATCAGATAGACAGTTTTAAAATTGCAACTGTGCAAGCAGCTTGGTATTGGAGGCTGAATTGCTGATACAAGATTATTTAGATGTACTGACTTCATCTTAACAGTAAATGGTGTTATGCATGCAGTTGTTTCCATTTCACACATCCGTTTCATGTGTGCTACAAGCTTTAGATGAACCTCATATGCCTAAAGGTAGCAAGCTTCTATTTTGCATCACATGTTGGATTTTCTATTCTAGAGAGATCTGTCTGAAAGAACTTGAAATATTTGGACTAAAACGCCACCCTGACAATACAAACCTCTTCCTTCTAAAGCAGCCTTGGGTGCCTCAACAAAGAATGTTCACATCAAAGCCTGGAAGATCACAAACCTGACTATACAATTAGAATTATCAAACCATTGAGCtacttattaaaaaagaaagatgtctGCAATCTAGCCTGTTGTGACATTATATAAAGTACTGTAGAAAGTccctaaaatatataaagttgttgttgttgttgttactttaTGCAGTAGGAGCTGGACTCCAAAATACTTTAAATTCTGAAATTACCAGACTCTGAATGCTTATTTTCGCTGCAGTTTATCATATTCactttaaatcaaaacaatgaagGTTCTTTGTGTAGCCTTAGTTAGAATAATCCATATTGTTTCCTAATCCCCCTTTAATAACAATGTAGGAGTGGTTGGGAACACGAGGTTAATGGGGCCAACTCATTAAAACTCAGTGAgggtgtaaaataaatattaatttctaccatgtgtttatattatttcataatCCCACAAGATGGGCAAAGGTTCAGAATGAGATTTCTACATCATTTTCTCTCTTATATTTAAAGGTGTTTGGTATCCAGTTATAATTGTTTCCATCTTCTCTTCACCAGGAATAATTCAAAGATGTACCCCAGTCAAGTATCACTACTCTTCGTCCATCCTACCACGAAATTTACCCATCAACATCACAAAGACCATACGACAGGATGAGTGGCATGCACTGCGTAAGTCTTAAAGTGTTTGTCTGTCGTTATGTAGTTGGTAAGACTTGTTGACTTACTCCCTTATCtgttcttttatcttttttgtttaccCACATTTAGTGTTCTGCTTTCTGCCTCTGTTTCcaataaacaattaattgaattggTCATTTTAGCaataaaatgagagaaaagaatagataaagaaaaaaggttgagaaaatcaacaatttacCATCCAATTATGGACAATACTAATATTTAAGTCTTCtcattcaaaaaacattttaagcttgagacatgttttttttttttgcattcaggGGTTTAGTTGACtaaatgaaatgttgtgttCCTCAAGGCACAACTGTGGGCCCTATCATTTCTCGACTATTGCAACTCCCTGTACGTGTTTCTCCCAAAAGCCTCTACATCGCCTCTAATTCATACAAAATGTTGCAGCTCTGCTCTTAAGTAGTTTCAAAAAATGTGACCGTGTAACACTTGTTTAAGCTTCTTTACATTGCTACCTGTGGCCCTGTTGGTTTGGCACCATCTTCTCCGAGCTCCTCTCCCCTTCTGACCAAACACGCTGCCTGAGATCCTCACGTAAATCCCGGTTATCCGCTCCAAAGTAATCCTAAAACGAAAGGCAACGGTGCTTCTGTTAGAGCCCCCAGACTTTTGGATTGCCTGTCTGAGGAGATCAGGCACGCTGAGTCGGTGCCCCATTTTAAATCACTTCCCAAAACTCACCTGTTCAAAGCTGCTTTTAATTCTTGATTCTTTTACTTTCATAtctgttcattttgtaatttgtctgtttgttttcatttatttgacagtttttactttttttgtaattgcatATGTAGGACTTGCTTTGGAACCTAATACTTTgtcttatttatatatatatatatatatatatatatatatatatatatatatatatatatatatatatacttttttttttcttttttttgcttatgtAGTACTTGATTTGGAAcctgttattttgtattttttatacatatacgtatataatatgtatatatatgtatatatatatatatatatatatatatatatatatatatatatatatatgcactgtacatacacatatacactgtatttttatttacgGCTCTTTTCCCCCACGTCTAGACTCATGGCCAGAGGTTATCAGGTCATCACTATTAGGAAGCCAATAGCTTTAGTGTGACTTATATCTGCGGTCATTAGGTCCGACAGATCATTGATAGGCTTGCATTTCTTACTTCATATCCTTGTTCTTATAGAAAGAGTGAAGGAGTTGTTTGACCTTGGATTACATCAGTaggattttcagtttttaaaccctttttttaaattcaatgttGTGCTCTGATATCTTATGTTTTAAACATGCTACCAAAGCCTTTTCTAAGCTATTATTGCTATTCTTAGTAGTATTACAGTATGTATACCCATACTCAAGATTTATCTGTACCTATTACTGCTATATTATTAGCATCCATTACAATTTTATCATCTATTGTAGCTTATCTGGGTAAAAGTTGGTAGTGGTTCTGACTGTTTagtatactttttttaataagtgaCCAGCAGGTCCGCTGAAACTGAAACCTGAAATGTATCTCCAGAAGAGTGTACATCTCAACATATGTGAAGTTTATAAAAAACGAAAAAATGAAGAACAAATATGTGTTtaggttttaaacatttttgtgtggTTTTGATGGTGATTGAAAGAGATGCTTCACCATCAGCTCTGCAGTTCGAGGGCAACAGATTCCAGCTTTGCAACAACTCAAAATTAGTAATCACTGGATCAAACACCAGTCTTCAGATTCACTGCTCAGCTTCAGTTGTCACGTTTTCCCCTCTGTCTGCAGATCTAAGAAGAATGACGGCTGGGTTTGTGGGCATGGCCGTGTCCATCATTCTATTTGGCTGGATCATTGGAGTGCTGGGATGCTGCCAGCAGCATGACCTCATGCAATATGTAGCTGGGCTACTATTTCTCATGGGAGGTACTGTGAGAGCACATATGCCAACAtccatacacaaacatgcagacaaAATCCAATTTCTGAATTTATTTGGTGACAACAAAGAGCATCTTTAGGTTTGCATGATACACAAGATGAATGTCCTACAGTTCCATGATTCCTATCCTGCAGTAAGATGCACAGCACATGTAGGTATTTAATAATCAAACTAGAACCATTTCAAATCACTGCTTGTCTCTTCCACTCACACAGGAACATGCTGCATC
The Etheostoma cragini isolate CJK2018 chromosome 1, CSU_Ecrag_1.0, whole genome shotgun sequence genome window above contains:
- the si:ch211-150g13.3 gene encoding transmembrane protein 178B → MAAMKILTGTGLFLAFCALGLLAMAICTDYWYETDARRHRERCKNYANKRNDPGYIYISNHNLPLQMPPKSLERKGNGPDAGALIRGKRHFLAAASAMESHCSRQFNSTVSGLWRKCHREGFDLETEDLIYKGIIQRCTPVKYHYSSSILPRNLPINITKTIRQDEWHALHLRRMTAGFVGMAVSIILFGWIIGVLGCCQQHDLMQYVAGLLFLMGGTCCIISLCTCVAGINFELSRYPRYMYGLPEDISHGYGWSMFCAWGGLGLTLLAGFLCTLAPSLSTPARTTTHKPRQENGTV